Proteins encoded by one window of Musa acuminata AAA Group cultivar baxijiao chromosome BXJ2-9, Cavendish_Baxijiao_AAA, whole genome shotgun sequence:
- the LOC135584437 gene encoding uncharacterized protein LOC135584437 — MGRGRGKGKKLAVATGNEDPGSGDQEVLPVYKRRGRPQKPLKDDIDVDDTETVEGKDDMKLTAPNKELKGSTVAVGKKRKRYSKAKENSDAIIEENGVGSKSRNEDLTRSNGFRHSGSRRKSKPRRAAEAGVECK, encoded by the coding sequence ATGGGTCGAGGCAGAGGAAAGGGGAAGAAATTGGCAGTGGCCACTGGTAACGAGGACCCAGGTAGTGGTGATCAAGAGGTGCTTCCTGTATATAAGAGAAGAGGAAGGCCTCAGAAGCCGTTGAAGGATGACATTGATGTAGATGACACTGAAACGGTAGAAGGGAAAGATGATATGAAGCTTACTGCACCAAACAAAGAGCTTAAGGGTTCAACAGTGGCGGTTGGGAAGAAACGAAAGAGATATTCAAAAGCAAAAGAGAACTCTGATGCGATCATAGAGGAAAATGGTGTTGGATCAAAATCCAGAAACGAGGATTTAACAAGGTCCAATGGTTTTCGGCATAGTGGGAGCCGGCGGAAGAGCAAGCCTCGTCGGGCTGCTGAAGCTGGAGTTGAGTGCAAGTGA